The following coding sequences lie in one Pontibacter sp. G13 genomic window:
- a CDS encoding BamA/TamA family outer membrane protein has product MAQDTLPPWRSPKVVEVSGVPDRQLSKSIRKSFFQSTSPIDRSRQFQDWAEDMRGEGYWEFSFVDSTRQGDSVHVHFRSGPRYVLDRLELPGLSEAYLKRIEQDKLTRKKGGLDWTDLENRLNFVVSDQQDRGYPFAQFSGLQLDFDARNADTTGVSVRFPFSSGSLVTIDSIRFQGSHRERESFIYNLMNIQPGDVFDQSTIDAIPRALNNSIYFQNAQPATVYFTPWETAIIDVKLEPRKAGKFDLLVGLLPPSTDSANFEFTGTLDLMLVSPFRFGEILEIKYDKLTSSSLQADIRVLVPYLLRTPLKLGGEFHLLKQEEDFLNVDFSGEVIYQFTPDLLARFATTVSTSRLLPDASNDTTNLQPEQLDANRLTFWGGVAFDNLDYRWNPTRGLRIRLDGGIGSKTIFVNPNLNPEIYADINLDQPTQEVMFEFDGFIPLGNRHVLHGANRSYVLNMEDYFRTDQLQVGGARSIRGFNENEFFTDLMLFFSGEYRFLLERDSYLVGFIDYAYLRDRVADDIIRPLGVGIGMNYGTKAGIVSISYAVGQTADIPFNPARGKIHIGFLNQF; this is encoded by the coding sequence ATGGCACAGGATACTCTTCCACCTTGGCGATCTCCCAAGGTGGTGGAAGTGTCCGGCGTTCCCGACAGGCAGCTCTCCAAATCCATCCGGAAATCCTTTTTCCAATCCACTTCTCCCATAGATCGCAGTCGGCAATTTCAGGATTGGGCAGAGGACATGCGCGGAGAAGGGTATTGGGAATTTTCCTTTGTAGATTCCACTCGGCAGGGCGATTCGGTGCACGTTCATTTCCGATCAGGACCCCGGTATGTACTGGACCGATTGGAACTTCCCGGACTCAGTGAAGCTTACCTTAAACGCATCGAACAAGACAAGCTCACCCGCAAAAAAGGAGGGCTCGATTGGACAGATCTGGAAAATCGTCTGAACTTCGTCGTCTCTGATCAGCAAGACCGAGGGTATCCATTCGCTCAATTTTCGGGTTTACAGCTAGATTTTGATGCAAGGAACGCCGATACGACAGGCGTCTCCGTACGATTTCCGTTTTCCTCGGGGAGCTTGGTGACCATTGACAGCATCCGATTTCAGGGCAGCCATCGTGAACGGGAATCCTTCATCTACAACCTGATGAACATTCAGCCCGGCGATGTATTCGATCAATCGACCATCGATGCGATTCCGAGAGCATTGAACAATTCCATTTATTTCCAAAATGCCCAGCCCGCTACGGTGTATTTCACTCCTTGGGAAACTGCCATCATAGACGTCAAGCTGGAACCCCGCAAAGCTGGAAAGTTTGATTTACTCGTGGGATTGTTGCCCCCTTCCACGGATTCCGCCAATTTCGAATTTACCGGAACCTTGGATTTGATGCTGGTGAGTCCATTTAGATTCGGAGAGATCTTGGAGATCAAGTATGACAAATTGACTTCATCTTCGCTTCAAGCAGATATCCGGGTGCTGGTTCCATACCTGTTGCGTACTCCCCTCAAATTGGGCGGAGAGTTCCATTTGCTCAAACAGGAGGAAGATTTCCTCAATGTCGATTTCTCTGGCGAGGTGATCTATCAGTTTACGCCGGACCTGTTGGCGCGATTTGCCACCACGGTGTCTACTTCCCGACTGCTCCCTGATGCCTCCAACGATACCACCAATCTCCAACCCGAGCAGTTAGATGCCAATCGGCTCACCTTTTGGGGCGGAGTGGCATTTGACAATTTGGACTACCGGTGGAATCCCACTCGGGGGTTGAGGATTCGGTTGGATGGCGGGATTGGCTCGAAAACCATCTTCGTCAATCCCAATCTAAACCCCGAGATCTATGCCGATATCAACCTAGATCAACCTACACAAGAGGTGATGTTTGAGTTTGATGGATTCATTCCGCTTGGCAATCGACATGTCCTGCATGGAGCCAATCGCAGCTATGTCCTCAACATGGAGGATTACTTTCGGACAGATCAGCTACAGGTGGGAGGCGCAAGGAGCATTCGAGGATTCAATGAGAATGAGTTTTTTACGGATTTGATGCTGTTCTTCTCTGGAGAGTATCGATTTCTGCTGGAGCGCGACTCCTATCTCGTGGGTTTCATCGACTATGCCTATCTCCGAGATCGCGTGGCAGACGATATCATCAGACCTTTGGGGGTGGGGATCGGCATGAATTATGGCACAAAGGCGGGAATCGTATCCATTTCTTATGCCGTAGGACAAACGGCCGACATCCCATTCAATCCTGCCCGCGGAAAAATCCATATTGGATTCCTGAATCAATTTTGA
- a CDS encoding HisA/HisF-related TIM barrel protein has protein sequence MQIIPALYIKDGKAAAYRPGDHQNTEFLDQDPYDIIKDLNQQKIKRIHLVDIDASLHHKQNNTALIGSLANTAVSRVELGGGINNLDLLKSLQYAGVDYFVIGAAMYDNIPFLEEIAAADHVPNDRIMIALDLLNGDLYSHTWTQKEPEGKLDEMIKQAMAIGFHRFIFAESDVKDREKGPDFEFYKRICADYPNAIITASGRIDSWEDVDKLAEIGVHEVVVGNEIYKHEGALDLITEYNKKHS, from the coding sequence ATGCAGATAATTCCTGCCCTGTATATCAAAGACGGCAAAGCTGCTGCTTACAGACCCGGTGACCACCAAAACACCGAGTTCCTTGACCAAGATCCATACGACATCATCAAGGACCTCAACCAGCAAAAAATCAAGCGGATTCACCTAGTCGACATTGATGCTTCTCTGCATCACAAACAGAACAACACGGCCTTGATCGGCTCGCTCGCCAACACCGCGGTTTCACGTGTGGAGCTCGGCGGTGGGATCAATAACTTGGACCTGCTCAAAAGTCTCCAGTATGCGGGAGTCGACTACTTTGTGATTGGGGCCGCGATGTACGACAACATTCCATTCCTCGAAGAGATTGCTGCTGCGGATCACGTTCCCAATGACCGAATCATGATCGCCCTCGACTTGCTGAATGGAGACCTCTACAGCCATACTTGGACGCAGAAGGAACCCGAAGGCAAACTCGATGAGATGATCAAACAGGCTATGGCTATTGGTTTCCATCGATTCATCTTCGCAGAAAGTGACGTCAAGGATCGAGAAAAAGGGCCTGACTTCGAATTCTACAAGCGTATCTGTGCGGATTATCCCAATGCGATCATCACCGCTTCCGGCCGGATCGATTCTTGGGAAGATGTCGACAAGCTCGCTGAAATCGGTGTACATGAGGTAGTTGTCGGAAATGAGATCTACAAGCACGAAGGTGCCCTCGATCTGATTACCGAGTACAACAAAAAGCACAGCTAA
- a CDS encoding LysM peptidoglycan-binding domain-containing protein has product MKRFLVLLLTMAYWALPSQAQIVYTPDTSLTFTEFIKQCQSFSEDDRHAWVIHFWSYTNSDSWDMIDELKPLRERYRQKPIRFISVSVDTDREYIDKNLMIAQMDWEQLIVTDRSDYEFLRTKAFKHNSLPALYLISPDAAIARLEDTYLLAEDLDVVAGQLPNIEKPLITDIPPVDEENLPVRGGPQGEPNTTEEGEIVHVVTEGDTLFKLFKKYGVTIDAIMERNGLNSSVIKLGDRIVIPVVQ; this is encoded by the coding sequence ATGAAACGCTTTCTTGTTCTTCTCCTCACGATGGCTTATTGGGCATTGCCGTCCCAGGCCCAGATTGTCTACACGCCTGACACGAGCCTTACCTTCACAGAATTTATCAAGCAGTGTCAATCCTTCTCAGAGGATGACCGGCATGCATGGGTCATTCATTTTTGGTCTTACACCAATTCGGACTCGTGGGATATGATTGATGAGCTCAAGCCACTCCGTGAAAGGTACCGTCAAAAGCCTATTCGCTTCATCAGTGTCTCAGTCGATACTGATCGTGAGTACATCGACAAAAACCTCATGATTGCACAAATGGACTGGGAGCAGCTAATCGTCACGGATCGAAGCGATTACGAATTTCTCCGCACCAAGGCTTTCAAGCATAATAGTCTTCCTGCGCTCTATCTGATTTCTCCTGATGCTGCCATCGCTCGTCTAGAGGACACCTATCTCTTAGCCGAGGATCTGGATGTAGTGGCTGGGCAACTACCCAATATCGAAAAGCCTCTCATTACAGATATCCCCCCCGTGGATGAAGAGAATCTTCCTGTCCGTGGTGGGCCCCAAGGTGAACCCAATACCACTGAAGAAGGAGAAATCGTCCATGTAGTCACAGAAGGCGATACGCTCTTCAAGCTATTCAAGAAATATGGGGTTACGATTGATGCTATCATGGAACGAAACGGGCTCAATTCCAGCGTCATCAAGTTGGGAGACCGTATTGTCATCCCTGTGGTCCAATAA
- a CDS encoding ATP-binding cassette domain-containing protein — protein MTDALLTLKDVTKSFDGHYAVDGISMEIPRGKIFGLLGPNGAGKTTLIRMITRIIMPDEGQITFDGEALKDHHANRIGYMPEERGLYPKMKVLDQIQYLLTLKGMSPKDAKKAGLIWLNRLGLAEWAGHQIADLSKGMKQKVQFISTVAHEPDLLILDEPFSGLDPVNAQLIEQQILNLVADGTTIIFSTHRMEQVEELCQYIGLVNQGKLVLQSEINSLRKQFRNNTFSLEYEGEAEALNAVSGAQFELEPGKSIATIRLEEGVGYKSILGQLIDLPIEILKFEQHSPKLQDIFIQSVGAISHAKRESTQAATTPTSLNS, from the coding sequence ATGACTGACGCCCTCCTGACCCTCAAAGACGTGACTAAGTCCTTTGATGGTCATTATGCCGTAGATGGGATCTCCATGGAGATCCCCCGAGGCAAAATCTTCGGATTGCTAGGCCCAAATGGGGCCGGGAAAACCACCCTCATCCGGATGATCACCCGCATCATTATGCCTGATGAAGGCCAGATTACCTTCGATGGTGAAGCACTCAAAGATCATCACGCAAACCGCATTGGATACATGCCCGAAGAACGTGGGCTTTATCCCAAGATGAAGGTTCTCGATCAGATCCAATACCTGTTGACATTGAAGGGGATGTCTCCCAAAGATGCCAAAAAAGCGGGTTTGATTTGGCTGAACCGATTGGGCCTGGCAGAATGGGCCGGTCACCAAATTGCCGATCTCTCCAAAGGAATGAAGCAGAAAGTGCAGTTCATTTCCACCGTAGCACATGAGCCAGATCTCCTCATATTGGATGAACCATTTTCAGGGCTTGATCCCGTGAATGCGCAATTGATCGAGCAGCAAATCCTCAATTTGGTCGCGGATGGTACAACCATCATTTTCTCTACCCACCGAATGGAGCAAGTGGAGGAATTGTGCCAATATATTGGCTTGGTGAATCAGGGTAAGCTCGTCCTCCAATCCGAGATTAATTCCCTCAGAAAGCAATTTCGGAACAACACCTTCAGCCTAGAATATGAGGGGGAAGCGGAGGCGTTGAATGCGGTATCAGGTGCTCAGTTTGAATTGGAACCCGGTAAATCTATCGCCACCATTCGCCTTGAAGAAGGAGTGGGGTACAAGTCTATCCTTGGCCAATTGATCGACCTGCCCATCGAGATACTAAAATTCGAGCAACACAGCCCGAAGCTTCAGGATATCTTCATCCAGTCCGTAGGCGCTATCAGTCACGCAAAACGCGAGTCTACGCAAGCCGCTACCACCCCTACCTCTCTCAATTCCTGA
- a CDS encoding ABC transporter permease: MQIIWTIFKREYLNLVMKKTFLISMFAVPLGMIAIMAISAASAMWVEEEHYKVYVPTGDFGPITESLKSSDFFEFVPTDLSEEALKDSVKAQGNAILVTLSRTIISGKKQGHANLYSSKNLSTQVEVGLKNKLRSAVRNYKEQEAGITEAQLEAMSFDLDVQSHKLTDEGEKATSAILAMIIGGGVSVVMYMLIAIYGSVLMQGIVEEKSNRIVEVIVSSVKPFKLLMGKVLGIGAVGLTQFFGWAILAMLGMVGVQLLFGLPDASVTPQPGMDSAMVENEVENVIQMIYTFDWSVLWFLPIYFIGGFLIFGSLLAAAGSAVDNIQDATQFTLPITMFMVVPMMLMNNLLQNPNGTLAKTMSMVPFFSPVAMPMRMSMVALPWYEILLSILLLIGGFLGCIWVAGRIYRTGILMYGKKPSFKEIIRWVGRA, from the coding sequence ATGCAAATCATTTGGACAATCTTCAAGCGTGAATACCTCAACCTCGTTATGAAGAAAACTTTCCTCATTTCTATGTTCGCAGTCCCGCTCGGGATGATTGCGATCATGGCCATATCTGCAGCCAGTGCGATGTGGGTGGAGGAAGAACACTACAAGGTCTATGTGCCCACAGGCGATTTTGGTCCCATTACCGAGTCCCTGAAATCTTCTGATTTCTTCGAATTTGTTCCTACAGATCTCTCCGAGGAGGCATTGAAGGACTCTGTCAAGGCGCAAGGCAATGCGATCTTGGTGACGCTATCTCGCACCATCATTTCCGGAAAAAAGCAAGGACACGCCAATCTCTATTCCTCCAAAAACCTCAGCACGCAGGTCGAGGTGGGTTTGAAGAATAAATTGAGATCGGCAGTTAGAAACTACAAGGAACAAGAAGCGGGTATCACGGAAGCTCAATTGGAGGCCATGTCCTTCGATCTGGATGTGCAATCTCACAAACTTACGGATGAGGGCGAAAAAGCAACCAGTGCTATACTTGCCATGATTATTGGAGGTGGAGTCAGCGTAGTGATGTATATGCTGATTGCCATTTATGGGAGTGTTCTCATGCAGGGAATTGTCGAGGAAAAGTCCAATCGGATCGTGGAGGTGATTGTTTCCTCGGTGAAGCCATTCAAACTGCTAATGGGGAAAGTGCTTGGAATTGGAGCGGTGGGATTGACCCAATTCTTCGGCTGGGCCATTTTGGCCATGCTTGGAATGGTGGGGGTGCAGCTTCTTTTTGGATTGCCTGATGCTTCAGTGACCCCTCAGCCGGGAATGGATTCTGCTATGGTGGAAAACGAAGTGGAGAACGTGATTCAGATGATCTACACCTTTGATTGGTCTGTCTTGTGGTTCCTGCCTATCTATTTTATCGGTGGATTCTTGATCTTCGGTTCTCTTTTGGCGGCTGCTGGTTCTGCGGTAGACAACATCCAGGATGCGACTCAATTTACCCTTCCTATCACGATGTTCATGGTCGTTCCGATGATGTTGATGAACAATCTCTTGCAGAACCCCAATGGTACGCTGGCCAAGACAATGTCCATGGTGCCGTTTTTCTCACCTGTTGCGATGCCCATGCGAATGTCTATGGTGGCTCTGCCGTGGTATGAGATTCTGCTATCCATCTTGCTCCTGATTGGCGGGTTTTTGGGATGTATCTGGGTTGCGGGGAGAATTTACCGGACAGGGATTTTGATGTATGGCAAAAAGCCGTCTTTCAAGGAAATCATCCGTTGGGTGGGTCGAGCATAG
- a CDS encoding tryptophan 2,3-dioxygenase family protein, with protein sequence MAANRDWKNQLTQILDRLNKLEEKYSGLGQDMLSYLDGLYYSNGLNYWDYIHLDSLLGLQNPRTPFPDEVIFITYHQITELQFMLVKREIANLTTERGEDSEYLSLESWQKRIGRIVNYFRHLANSFDIMGSGMDKGDFNKFRKALLPASGFQSVQFREIEILCTKLGQLTRGVAVDPEMPLEEVYNHIYWKQGGIDLESGKKTITLEAFEEKYDDHLLNLIQKSKDKNLWELYLNSSEEIQSDENLKELLREMDQAVNVFWKLGHLASAAKHLVSGENAVDATGGTNWRTFLPPRYQKIQFFPGLWNETEIDEWGKAAVVKRFNEIVTQNWMK encoded by the coding sequence ATGGCTGCAAATAGGGATTGGAAAAATCAGCTTACCCAAATTCTGGATCGACTCAACAAATTGGAGGAAAAGTACTCCGGATTGGGTCAGGACATGTTGTCTTATCTGGATGGTCTGTATTACTCCAACGGACTGAATTACTGGGATTACATTCACTTGGATAGCCTTTTGGGACTCCAAAACCCTCGTACTCCTTTCCCTGATGAGGTGATCTTTATTACCTACCACCAGATCACCGAATTGCAGTTCATGTTGGTCAAACGCGAAATTGCCAACCTCACTACTGAGCGTGGCGAAGACTCTGAATACCTGAGCTTGGAGTCTTGGCAAAAGCGAATCGGGCGTATCGTGAATTACTTCCGCCATTTGGCCAATTCCTTTGATATCATGGGGAGCGGTATGGACAAGGGAGACTTCAACAAATTCCGCAAAGCGTTGCTACCTGCCAGTGGATTCCAATCTGTACAATTCCGCGAAATCGAGATTCTTTGTACCAAGCTTGGACAATTGACTCGAGGGGTGGCCGTCGATCCTGAGATGCCTTTGGAGGAAGTGTACAATCACATCTATTGGAAGCAAGGGGGAATCGATCTCGAATCAGGCAAGAAAACCATCACGCTTGAGGCTTTCGAGGAAAAATATGATGACCATTTGTTGAATCTCATCCAGAAATCCAAGGACAAAAACTTGTGGGAATTATACCTCAATTCTAGCGAAGAAATCCAATCCGACGAAAATTTGAAGGAATTATTGAGGGAAATGGATCAGGCGGTGAATGTATTTTGGAAGCTCGGACATTTGGCATCTGCGGCCAAACATCTTGTTTCCGGAGAAAATGCAGTAGACGCCACTGGAGGCACAAACTGGCGTACTTTCCTCCCTCCTCGCTACCAAAAAATCCAATTTTTCCCCGGTCTGTGGAATGAAACTGAAATTGACGAATGGGGAAAAGCAGCTGTGGTAAAACGATTCAATGAAATTGTTACTCAGAATTGGATGAAATAA
- a CDS encoding tetratricopeptide repeat protein produces the protein MQEHYDHQGFEDDGVQQRARAFERRLAQQEQFFMDLAQVDELYNFYMFEGDLEKAYQLLSFALHTYPFNGELYHKLTLLHLEMGNMVKAVECIDAALRAEPNHADYLYLKVELVAKLDRYEEAISLLENMFHHAENHEEVFMHMGNVAQVCGKPEESERFYRQALILRPNFEEAVYELACFLESEDKFEEAIKSYEDYLDVHPFAAFIWLNLGILYTKLGNYERALTAFDYAVVIEDQMVEAWIKKGEVLMEQQRFEEALRAFFEADAAFASFPDPRTEYLMGECYEQLALYHEAYRHYRKAADFDPEYLDAWMGVGYCLEKREKFLEAIHYYQKAYRLDDENPDVCLSMAICEYKLGNPGASYAYLEKALALNASDISIWQDWAMLLRQYTNFQGAVTYLEEGIKQNTKAWELYYQCAAYCYEVGMKEKGRMYLENALLLNFDGHYSLFHIDESLRQEPEVMELIRQYAS, from the coding sequence ATGCAAGAACATTACGATCATCAGGGATTCGAAGATGATGGGGTTCAGCAGAGAGCACGGGCGTTCGAGCGGAGACTCGCGCAGCAGGAGCAATTTTTCATGGACCTTGCACAGGTAGACGAGTTGTATAACTTCTACATGTTCGAAGGTGACCTTGAAAAAGCATACCAGCTGTTGTCGTTCGCGCTGCATACCTATCCATTCAATGGAGAGCTGTATCACAAGCTGACTTTGCTGCATCTCGAAATGGGTAACATGGTCAAGGCGGTGGAATGTATCGATGCTGCGTTGAGGGCCGAACCCAATCATGCCGATTACCTCTATCTCAAGGTGGAGTTGGTTGCCAAACTGGACCGATATGAGGAAGCTATTTCTCTATTGGAGAACATGTTCCATCACGCTGAAAACCACGAAGAGGTCTTCATGCACATGGGAAATGTCGCACAGGTATGTGGCAAACCAGAGGAAAGCGAGCGTTTTTACCGCCAAGCACTGATTCTTCGTCCCAATTTCGAAGAAGCTGTGTACGAACTGGCTTGTTTCCTCGAATCTGAAGACAAGTTTGAAGAGGCGATTAAGTCCTACGAAGACTATTTGGATGTACATCCTTTCGCTGCATTCATCTGGTTGAACCTTGGGATTCTGTACACCAAACTCGGGAACTACGAGCGTGCGCTCACTGCGTTTGATTACGCGGTTGTGATCGAGGATCAAATGGTAGAGGCCTGGATCAAGAAAGGTGAGGTTCTGATGGAGCAACAGAGGTTCGAGGAGGCCCTGAGAGCTTTCTTCGAAGCTGATGCTGCATTCGCTTCCTTCCCAGATCCTCGCACGGAATATCTCATGGGCGAATGCTACGAGCAATTGGCATTGTACCACGAAGCTTATCGCCATTATCGTAAAGCGGCTGATTTTGATCCTGAGTACCTTGATGCCTGGATGGGAGTTGGCTATTGCCTCGAAAAAAGAGAGAAATTCCTAGAAGCCATTCACTATTACCAAAAGGCTTATCGACTGGATGACGAGAATCCAGACGTGTGCTTGTCCATGGCGATTTGTGAATACAAGCTCGGCAACCCTGGGGCTTCCTATGCTTATCTGGAAAAGGCCCTTGCCCTCAATGCTTCAGATATTTCCATCTGGCAGGATTGGGCGATGTTGCTTCGGCAATACACCAATTTCCAGGGAGCAGTCACCTATTTGGAAGAAGGTATCAAGCAAAATACCAAGGCTTGGGAACTTTACTACCAATGTGCGGCTTACTGCTATGAAGTAGGAATGAAGGAAAAGGGGCGTATGTATTTGGAAAATGCGTTGTTGCTCAACTTCGATGGGCATTACTCGCTGTTCCATATCGATGAGTCCCTTCGCCAAGAGCCAGAGGTCATGGAATTAATTCGTCAATATGCATCATGA
- a CDS encoding M43 family zinc metalloprotease, with product MPRIALSFWLCWIVLLCSSHLVAQQTHDHEKCGTVHAWEMDNAQHPNMESREDFERWLQQQMAAGRSSDTLITIPVIVHVIHQGENVGAGTNLSQSQIMSQFEVLNEDFRRKWNSPGHNTHPDGADIKIEFCPAVVDTQGNLLAEPGIHRVSRTDLGIGPSPYGVSFSKSGILPQTIWNPDNYMNIWTIELDNDFLGFAQLPNSSGLSGVPTFNGGASTDGVIITPTAFGRIGNVLPPYNQGRTTTHEVGHWLGLLHTWGDGNCSVDDFCDDTPTTGGANYGCPTGVQSCGSTDMIENYMEYTDDVCMNVYTNCQKTRMRTVIQNAPRRASLLNSMVCQNVLAPPVANFTADQTTVCEGGTIQFSDLSQNNASSWSWSFPGGSPSTSSAQNPAVTYPNPGTYNVQLIVTNGNGSDTMLQTSWVEILAGGGVAFFEETFEGEFDDWSLSNPDLQKTWQTATVGGNSPGNQAAFVNLYFYPDVGQRDGLISPIIDLTNQQSTVLEFEYAYRQFAASGQDSLIVYASTNGGATYPTRLFAKAENGSGNFATGPIFSQDFFPASASDWCTNSGASWANCTLIDLSAFDGQPNFRLKFETYNDYGNNIFIDNIRLKGDCPDSNPTDLVTDLGAGLVVYPNPATDMIHLRWEEALSESVTVSVWDMVGRVRTIPVHLGAGKAALDLPLSLSTGIYWVRINASEGSYAKMIQVR from the coding sequence ATGCCTCGTATCGCCCTTAGTTTCTGGTTGTGTTGGATCGTTTTGCTTTGCTCGTCCCATTTGGTGGCGCAACAAACCCATGATCATGAGAAATGTGGAACTGTGCATGCATGGGAAATGGATAATGCCCAGCACCCCAATATGGAATCTAGGGAAGATTTCGAGCGGTGGCTGCAACAGCAAATGGCTGCCGGTAGATCGTCCGATACCTTGATAACTATTCCGGTGATTGTCCATGTGATCCACCAAGGGGAAAATGTGGGAGCGGGAACTAACCTCTCGCAGTCCCAAATCATGTCTCAGTTTGAGGTATTGAATGAGGATTTTCGGAGGAAATGGAATTCTCCGGGACACAATACACATCCTGATGGTGCAGATATCAAAATAGAGTTTTGTCCTGCTGTTGTGGATACTCAAGGCAATCTATTGGCTGAGCCCGGCATTCATCGGGTAAGTCGCACGGATTTGGGTATTGGACCATCTCCTTATGGAGTGTCTTTTTCCAAATCTGGGATTTTGCCGCAAACCATCTGGAATCCAGATAACTACATGAATATCTGGACCATCGAGTTGGACAACGATTTTCTGGGCTTTGCGCAATTGCCTAATTCCTCTGGACTCTCGGGGGTGCCGACCTTCAATGGTGGCGCTTCAACAGATGGGGTCATTATTACTCCCACAGCCTTCGGTCGAATCGGAAATGTCCTTCCTCCTTACAATCAAGGTCGGACGACCACACACGAAGTAGGGCACTGGCTGGGGCTCTTGCACACATGGGGTGACGGAAACTGCTCGGTAGATGATTTTTGTGACGACACGCCTACTACAGGAGGAGCCAATTATGGCTGCCCAACTGGAGTCCAGTCTTGCGGATCAACTGACATGATCGAGAACTACATGGAGTACACCGATGATGTCTGCATGAATGTCTATACCAACTGCCAGAAGACCCGAATGAGAACCGTCATTCAAAATGCTCCACGCAGAGCTTCATTATTGAACTCTATGGTATGCCAGAATGTACTGGCACCGCCAGTAGCCAATTTTACAGCAGATCAAACCACGGTTTGCGAAGGAGGAACCATTCAATTTTCAGATCTGTCACAGAACAATGCCTCCAGTTGGAGTTGGTCGTTCCCCGGAGGAAGTCCCAGTACATCGTCCGCTCAGAATCCAGCTGTTACCTATCCGAATCCAGGTACCTACAATGTGCAATTGATCGTGACCAATGGAAATGGCTCAGATACGATGCTGCAAACTTCATGGGTGGAAATCCTCGCTGGTGGGGGAGTGGCCTTTTTTGAGGAAACCTTCGAAGGAGAATTTGATGACTGGTCGTTGTCCAATCCAGACTTGCAGAAGACATGGCAAACTGCCACTGTTGGGGGTAACAGCCCCGGCAACCAAGCGGCATTCGTCAATTTGTATTTCTATCCAGATGTGGGCCAGAGAGATGGCTTGATCTCGCCCATTATTGACCTAACAAACCAGCAGAGCACCGTCCTAGAGTTCGAATATGCCTATCGCCAATTCGCGGCATCCGGGCAGGACTCTTTGATTGTCTATGCTTCTACGAATGGAGGCGCAACTTATCCGACTCGTCTGTTTGCGAAAGCTGAAAATGGGTCAGGTAACTTCGCTACGGGGCCGATTTTCAGTCAAGACTTCTTCCCTGCGAGTGCCTCAGACTGGTGTACAAACTCTGGGGCATCTTGGGCAAATTGTACCTTGATCGATCTCTCTGCATTTGATGGACAGCCTAACTTTCGGTTGAAGTTCGAGACCTACAACGATTATGGCAACAACATCTTCATCGACAACATTCGCCTAAAGGGAGATTGTCCTGACAGCAATCCGACTGACTTGGTTACAGATTTAGGGGCTGGTTTGGTGGTATACCCCAACCCGGCAACGGACATGATCCACCTCAGATGGGAGGAAGCGCTCAGTGAATCTGTGACTGTGAGTGTTTGGGATATGGTAGGCCGCGTAAGAACGATTCCGGTCCATCTGGGAGCCGGAAAAGCAGCCCTAGATTTGCCACTATCTCTTTCTACAGGGATTTATTGGGTTCGAATCAATGCTTCTGAGGGCAGCTACGCTAAAATGATTCAAGTTCGATAA
- a CDS encoding YbjQ family protein translates to MLVVNTPNLPGYRVKQVYGLVKGNTTRARFIGRDIIAGFKMIAGGEISEYTELLMDARDQALDQMVEEAEKLGANAILNVRFTTSAIAQGASEILVFGTAVAVEQEHM, encoded by the coding sequence ATGCTCGTAGTCAACACCCCAAATCTTCCGGGATACCGCGTCAAGCAAGTTTATGGCTTGGTGAAAGGTAACACCACCCGTGCTCGATTCATCGGCAGAGATATCATTGCCGGATTCAAAATGATCGCCGGAGGTGAAATCTCCGAATATACCGAACTCCTCATGGACGCTCGGGACCAAGCCCTAGACCAAATGGTCGAGGAAGCAGAAAAGCTAGGGGCCAATGCTATCCTCAACGTGAGATTCACCACATCTGCCATCGCCCAAGGTGCCAGTGAGATCCTCGTATTCGGAACCGCAGTCGCTGTTGAGCAAGAACACATGTAG
- a CDS encoding diacylglycerol kinase family protein, producing the protein MPITYIKARIRSFGHAFKGIATFFLSTPHAKIHALAIVAITALGLWLGLAAWEWCVMVVCMGMVVTLEAINSAIEFTVDLITSETHPLAKNAKDVAAGAVLLGVIFCGIAWGIIFLPKLIQLIS; encoded by the coding sequence ATGCCCATCACCTACATAAAGGCACGGATTAGAAGTTTTGGTCATGCCTTCAAAGGTATCGCCACGTTCTTCCTATCCACTCCCCACGCCAAAATCCATGCACTCGCTATCGTGGCCATCACCGCCCTTGGTCTCTGGTTGGGACTTGCTGCCTGGGAATGGTGCGTCATGGTGGTATGCATGGGAATGGTGGTGACACTTGAAGCGATAAACTCCGCCATTGAATTTACCGTGGACCTGATCACTTCAGAGACTCACCCACTAGCCAAAAACGCCAAAGATGTGGCTGCTGGAGCTGTATTGCTCGGAGTTATCTTCTGCGGCATCGCATGGGGAATTATCTTCCTCCCCAAGCTGATCCAACTTATCTCCTAA